One Marivivens aquimaris genomic window carries:
- a CDS encoding ATPase, T2SS/T4P/T4SS family, with protein sequence MSLSYLQTSLDRIDAAARNDVIEICINPDGTCWGEFQGDHFMRQLDQKLTATEVKDLGNQIASSANTTMSKDRPIVSVSITYKGRPIRAQVITPPAVLSAMSISLRFFSSLPLGGIALDFLYGKERKLEELRLEKTRELREVVAAGVIDDALAFCVDNKLNMIVSGGTSTGKTVAARKILAHVPAEERIVTIEEAAELLPTQPNAVTLIANRDAEFQTADVLLTATLRMRPDRIILGEVRGKEAMTFLEAINTGHGGSMTTLHAETPQLAVQRLAIAALKTEIPMTYADMIQYIENSIDVIIQAGRHDGRRGITEFYLPGANEIGASQ encoded by the coding sequence ATGTCGCTGAGCTATCTCCAGACCTCGCTTGATCGGATCGACGCCGCCGCCCGCAACGATGTCATCGAGATCTGCATCAACCCCGACGGGACCTGTTGGGGAGAATTCCAGGGCGATCATTTCATGCGGCAGCTGGACCAGAAGCTGACCGCAACCGAAGTGAAGGACCTCGGCAACCAGATCGCCTCTTCCGCCAACACCACGATGAGTAAGGATCGCCCGATCGTCTCGGTCTCGATCACCTACAAGGGCCGACCGATCCGAGCGCAGGTCATCACCCCGCCTGCCGTGCTCTCGGCCATGTCGATCAGCCTGCGGTTTTTTTCGAGCCTGCCGCTCGGCGGGATCGCGCTCGATTTCCTGTATGGCAAGGAGCGCAAACTCGAAGAACTCCGCCTCGAGAAAACCCGGGAACTGCGGGAGGTGGTCGCTGCGGGCGTCATCGACGATGCGCTGGCGTTCTGCGTCGACAACAAGCTCAACATGATCGTCTCGGGCGGCACCTCCACCGGCAAGACCGTCGCCGCGCGCAAGATCCTCGCTCATGTGCCTGCCGAAGAACGCATCGTCACCATCGAAGAAGCCGCCGAGCTTCTGCCGACCCAGCCGAATGCCGTGACCCTGATCGCCAACCGCGACGCGGAATTCCAGACAGCCGATGTTCTGCTCACTGCCACGCTGCGCATGCGCCCCGACCGGATCATCCTCGGCGAGGTGCGGGGCAAGGAGGCAATGACCTTTCTAGAAGCCATCAACACCGGCCATGGGGGGTCCATGACCACGCTACACGCCGAAACCCCGCAATTGGCCGTACAGCGGCTCGCGATCGCGGCCCTCAAAACAGAGATCCCCATGACCTATGCCGACATGATCCAGTACATCGAGAATTCCATCGATGTGATCATCCAGGCCGGTCGCCACGACGGCAGGCGCGGCATCACCGAATTCTACCTCCCCGGCGCCAATGAGATCGGAGCTTCCCAATGA
- a CDS encoding type IV secretion system protein: MSVVTYFVETAEGYLNTAAETQFGAVAATVGTILVLGTTLVVILVFVNTIYQYRAMDGRTAFWLAVKIGLIGAFATNWVQFNILAAAILNGIDSIAGSLVASVGGGSPGPSGTFAEEFDDLIAALGDYLNAAGSELNWMAGALLDTLGVLLLSILGGLAAFIVVASRLMIALLIGIAPVMIFLTLFDVTKEYFARWLSALISFAMYPIVVAGVFATITGVSRALLAELGDPEGASNIGALIPFFMMVLMAKGFIIATPFLVRAISGNIMMPALSAGFGGSYAFAQGLAGSQQVYNRYAIGGATGAEYAALRARQFFGVQALPSRPNTAGGATASPAGDGTGTGARMLAQLSRLGRLGRR, from the coding sequence ATGAGCGTCGTCACCTACTTCGTGGAAACGGCTGAAGGCTATCTTAATACCGCTGCCGAGACGCAATTCGGAGCGGTCGCCGCAACAGTCGGAACGATACTCGTACTCGGCACTACGCTCGTTGTCATTCTGGTTTTCGTCAACACGATCTACCAGTATCGCGCCATGGACGGGCGCACGGCCTTCTGGCTCGCTGTGAAGATCGGACTGATAGGCGCATTTGCAACCAACTGGGTTCAGTTCAACATCCTTGCTGCGGCGATCCTAAATGGGATCGACAGCATTGCAGGATCGCTTGTGGCCTCGGTCGGCGGCGGATCACCCGGACCGTCTGGCACCTTCGCAGAGGAGTTCGATGACCTGATCGCGGCACTCGGGGACTATTTGAATGCCGCGGGGTCTGAACTGAACTGGATGGCAGGTGCCCTGCTAGACACTCTTGGGGTTTTGCTGCTCTCGATCCTCGGTGGCTTGGCGGCGTTTATCGTCGTTGCGTCCAGGCTCATGATCGCTCTGCTGATCGGTATCGCGCCGGTCATGATTTTCCTGACCCTCTTCGACGTGACCAAGGAATATTTCGCGCGCTGGCTTTCGGCGCTGATTTCCTTTGCGATGTACCCCATCGTTGTTGCCGGCGTATTTGCGACCATCACGGGTGTCTCGCGTGCGCTTCTTGCTGAACTGGGCGACCCGGAAGGCGCCTCCAACATCGGCGCGCTCATTCCGTTCTTCATGATGGTGCTGATGGCAAAGGGATTCATCATAGCTACGCCATTCCTGGTTCGAGCGATTTCCGGAAACATCATGATGCCGGCACTCTCGGCCGGCTTCGGCGGTAGCTATGCCTTTGCCCAAGGGCTCGCTGGCAGCCAACAAGTCTACAACCGGTACGCCATCGGAGGTGCGACTGGCGCGGAATACGCAGCACTTCGCGCGCGACAATTCTTCGGCGTGCAAGCCTTGCCGAGCCGACCCAATACTGCGGGCGGGGCAACCGCATCCCCCGCCGGCGACGGGACCGGAACCGGCGCCCGAATGCTGGCGCAGCTTTCAAGGTTGGGGCGCCTCGGCAGGCGGTGA
- a CDS encoding TrbI/VirB10 family protein — protein sequence MSDTGNADLEKRLAALEQGKGASSPPAPRRSPLLALVVVLVIGAGGALLYLLSQPEEEEALPTATPDVFQNEGDGFGAIETLPPPEPEVVLVAPEPVEPNAELLAQLAALQAQIEELRNAPEPVVEEDTAAAEAIDALTAQIAALQSASEAAQQQFRDELTARDRELEQLRMDLELAQLEANRPLPAPIGPTEDELRAREEERLRREQEARRLAELERRAAEERAFQERRITSPTIAFGGTSGANETALTERTFGEVTDFVLNGALPTSVSQAEVIANPSNTIIQGTMIQAVMETALDSSLPGQTRAVVSEDVFSFDGARLLIPRGSRLIGRYRSGVDIAQRRVTIAWDRIILPDNQTIQISSFGGDELGRSGVTGFVDTRFDERFGSAALISLISAAPSAAAANVQEETAADVLEDVGDDLADATDSVIGDYLSIGPVIYVDQGARVTVMVDRDLEIF from the coding sequence ATGAGCGACACCGGAAACGCGGACCTGGAGAAACGTCTCGCTGCTCTAGAACAAGGCAAAGGCGCAAGTTCGCCCCCTGCCCCACGGCGCTCACCGCTGCTCGCTTTGGTCGTCGTCCTCGTGATCGGTGCCGGCGGTGCATTGCTCTATCTCCTGTCCCAACCCGAGGAAGAAGAAGCCCTGCCCACGGCCACGCCAGACGTGTTCCAGAACGAAGGCGACGGGTTCGGCGCCATCGAAACCCTTCCCCCACCGGAGCCCGAAGTCGTTTTGGTCGCGCCGGAACCGGTGGAACCGAATGCCGAGCTTCTGGCGCAGCTCGCCGCCCTTCAGGCCCAGATCGAGGAGTTGCGCAACGCGCCCGAACCGGTGGTCGAAGAAGATACCGCTGCCGCCGAAGCCATCGATGCACTAACCGCCCAGATCGCGGCGCTGCAGTCCGCCTCGGAAGCCGCGCAACAGCAGTTTCGCGATGAGCTCACGGCGCGCGACCGCGAGCTGGAGCAACTCCGCATGGACCTCGAACTTGCGCAACTCGAAGCCAATCGCCCGCTTCCGGCACCCATCGGCCCCACTGAGGACGAATTGCGCGCTCGGGAAGAAGAACGGCTGCGTCGCGAGCAGGAAGCAAGACGGCTCGCGGAACTTGAACGCCGCGCGGCTGAAGAACGTGCGTTTCAGGAGCGCCGCATCACCTCGCCCACCATCGCCTTTGGCGGCACGTCCGGTGCGAATGAGACGGCGCTGACCGAGCGCACCTTTGGCGAAGTGACGGATTTCGTGCTGAACGGCGCGCTGCCCACGTCCGTGTCGCAAGCCGAGGTCATCGCCAATCCGTCCAACACCATCATCCAGGGCACGATGATCCAGGCCGTCATGGAGACCGCCCTCGACAGTTCCCTGCCCGGCCAGACCCGGGCCGTCGTGTCCGAAGATGTGTTCAGTTTCGATGGCGCGCGCCTCCTGATCCCGCGCGGATCCCGCCTGATCGGGCGATATCGTTCCGGCGTTGATATCGCGCAGCGCCGCGTCACCATCGCCTGGGACCGGATCATCCTGCCTGACAATCAGACGATCCAGATCAGCTCCTTCGGCGGTGATGAGTTGGGCCGCTCGGGCGTGACCGGCTTTGTCGATACCCGCTTCGATGAGCGTTTCGGCTCGGCGGCGTTGATTTCACTGATTTCGGCAGCCCCAAGCGCCGCCGCCGCAAATGTTCAGGAAGAGACCGCCGCGGATGTGCTCGAAGACGTGGGTGATGATCTTGCCGATGCCACGGACAGCGTGATTGGCGACTATCTCTCCATCGGCCCCGTCATCTATGTCGACCAAGGGGCCCGCGTCACGGTGATGGTCGACCGCGATCTGGAGATTTTCTGA
- a CDS encoding TrbG/VirB9 family P-type conjugative transfer protein translates to MLVRITVVVFIVLLPGLVAAEAIPRGGPNDNRVRLATYQEGQVYRLNVSLTHVTTIEFGEGESIRSIIAGDTEGFEIDGVPGGQAFAIKPVARGVHTNVTVYTNRRSYYFNVQETRSPTFYVVQFRYPEDNARPTRAIAAQAPNYNYGASARTEFTPTRVWDDGTFTYFEFPRNAPVPAIFRYANGRERTVNTQATEDGVIRVSGVNRQWVLRIGEEVVCIEATPPAGVGS, encoded by the coding sequence TTGCTCGTACGAATTACAGTTGTTGTCTTTATCGTTTTGCTGCCGGGTCTGGTCGCAGCCGAAGCCATCCCGCGTGGCGGGCCTAATGACAATCGCGTGCGCTTGGCCACCTATCAAGAAGGTCAGGTCTATCGCCTCAATGTCTCGCTGACCCATGTGACCACCATCGAGTTTGGCGAGGGCGAAAGCATCCGCTCGATCATCGCCGGCGACACGGAAGGCTTCGAAATCGACGGCGTGCCGGGCGGGCAGGCCTTCGCGATCAAGCCCGTTGCCCGCGGCGTTCATACCAATGTGACCGTCTATACCAACCGCCGCAGCTACTACTTCAACGTCCAGGAGACCCGCAGCCCGACCTTCTACGTGGTCCAGTTCCGCTATCCTGAAGACAATGCGCGTCCCACGCGTGCCATCGCGGCCCAAGCGCCGAACTACAACTACGGTGCCAGCGCGCGCACCGAGTTCACCCCGACCCGCGTCTGGGATGACGGGACCTTCACGTATTTCGAATTCCCGCGGAACGCGCCGGTGCCCGCGATCTTTCGCTACGCGAATGGCCGCGAACGGACGGTCAACACGCAAGCCACCGAGGATGGCGTGATCCGGGTTTCCGGGGTGAACAGGCAATGGGTGCTGCGGATCGGGGAAGAGGTGGTCTGTATCGAGGCCACACCACCTGCGGGGGTCGGATCATGA